The Sesamum indicum cultivar Zhongzhi No. 13 linkage group LG2, S_indicum_v1.0, whole genome shotgun sequence genome contains a region encoding:
- the LOC105155406 gene encoding pentatricopeptide repeat-containing protein At4g30825, chloroplastic, producing the protein MASLKLSVSVDNSCYESKKQRFALNSLKFGSSTLFSGYVITNGALIVKPFCKLKQIRVNGLGNELLGAPESTLDGCQIGDGKKYVAGDHMILETPDFHGDSHKGRVNIWKKLRSANAARKHTSRNLDVHRNRNKYKKEEKVVGPRQNIKPNRVLDGQTVVDLDFDDLAPELSYERCNLILEQLEKSNGNKALRFFEWMKVNGKLKKNMTAYNLILRVLGRKEDWGEAEVMIREMVCDSGCELNYRTFNTLIYACYKNGLVDLGAKWFRMMLDYKVRPNVATFGMLMTLYQKGWVVEEAEFTFSWMRNLKITCQSAYSAMITIYIRMGLYDKAEDVISFLREDHVVLNQENWLVLLNAYCQQGKLSDAEQVLCAMGEAGFSPSIVAYNTMITGYGRVSSMDHAERLFHDLKENGVEPDETTYRSLIEGWGRTGNYKQAKLYYMEMKRLGFKPNSSNLYTLMRLQAKHEDEDGARRTIDDMMLIGCEKSSILGIVLQAYEKANRLEKMSLTLEGPLYDHVLKNQTSCAILVTAYVKNCLIDNALEVLRDKQWEDSIFEDNLYHLLICSCKDLCHLENAIKIFTYMPRSARPNLNIFCTMIDIYSKMGLFIEAEKLYAELKTSGVKLDMIAFSIIIRMYVKSGSLKDACLVLDIMNEQKNIVPDAYLLRDMLRIYQRCGMDDKLVKLYYQVLKNGEIWDEEMYNCVINCCARALPVDELSRLFDEMLQRGFSPNTITFNVMLNAYGKSRLFERARKVFWMAKKRGLVDVISYNTIIAAYGKNKYLKNMSAAVKKMQFDGFSVSLEAYNCMLDVYGKEGEMEKFRGVLQRMKVSNCSSDQYTYNILINIYGEQGWIEEVAGVLTELKECGISPDLCSYNTLIKAYGIAGMVDDAMALVKEMRENGIEPDRITYANLITALRKNDMYLEAVKWSLWMKQMGL; encoded by the coding sequence ATGGCCTCCCTGAAGCTCTCAGTTTCTGTAGATAACAGCTGTTATGAGTCCAAGAAACAGAGGTTTGCTTtgaattcattgaaatttggCTCAAGTACCTTGTTTTCGGGTTATGTGATTACTAATGGGGCGCTTATTGTGAAGCCCTTTTGTAAACTGAAGCAGATTAGGGTTAATGGGTTAGGAAATGAGCTTTTGGGTGCGCCTGAGTCGACATTGGATGGTTGTCAGATTGGTGATGGGAAGAAATATGTAGCTGGTGATCATATGATTTTAGAAACCCCAGATTTTCATGGAGATTCTCATAAAGGGAGAGTGAATATCTGGAAAAAGCTTAGGAGTGCAAATGCGGCTCGGAAGCACACTAGTAGGAATTTGGATGTTCATAGAAATCGCAACAAGTATAAGAAGGAAGAGAAAGTCGTGGGTCCAcgacaaaatataaaaccaaacagAGTCTTGGATGGCCAGACTGTAGTGGATTTAGATTTTGATGATCTTGCGCCTGAGTTGAGCTACGAGCGTTGCAATCTGATCTTAGAACAGCTTGAGAAAAGCAATGGTAACAAAGCTTTGAGGTTTTTTGAGTGGATGAAAGTTAATGGGAAGTTGAAGAAGAACATGACTGCCTATAATTTGATTCTTAGGGTTTTGGGTAGAAAGGAGGACTGGGGTGAAGCGGAAGTCATGATCAGGGAAATGGTTTGTGACTCAGGTTGCGAGCTTAACTATCGGACTTTCAATACCCTTATATATGCTTGTTATAAGAATGGGCTTGTCGATTTGGGAGCTAAGTGGTTCAGGATGATGTTGGATTATAAGGTTCGGCCAAATGTTGCTACTTTTGGAATGCTTATGACTCTTTACCAGAAGGGTTGGGTTGTCGAGGAGGCAGAGTTCACATTTTCTTGGATGCGGAATCTGAAAATAACGTGCCAGTCTGCTTATTCAGCTATGATCACGATTTATATACGCATGGGCTTGTATGATAAAGCAGAAGATGTTATTTCCTTCCTGAGAGAAGATCATGTGGTTTTAAATCAGGAGAACTGGTTGGTACTGCTAAATGCTTACTGCCAGCAGGGCAAGTTAAGTGATGCGGAGCAGGTGCTGTGTGCAATGGGAGAAGCTGGCTTTTCTCCAAGTATAGTTGCATACAATACAATGATCACTGGATATGGGAGAGTTTCAAGTATGGATCACGCAGAACGCTTGTTCCACGACCTTAAAGAAAATGGTGTTGAGCCTGATGAAACAACATATAGGTCACTAATTGAAGGTTGGGGTCGAACAGGCAATTATAAGCAGGCAAAACTTTACTACATGGAAATGAAGAGGTTGGGTTTTAAGCCTAATTCCTCAAACTTGTATACATTGATGAGATTGCAAGCCAAgcatgaagatgaagatggcgCTAGAAGAACTATTGATGACATGATGCTGATTGGTTGTGAAAAATCCTCCATCCTGGGCATTGTCTTACAGGCGTATGAGAAGGCTAATAGACTGGAAAAGATGTCTTTGACTTTGGAAGGTCCCCTGTATGATCATGTTCTCAAAAACCAGACATCTTGCGCAATTCTTGTAACAGCTTATGTGAAAAATTGCTTGATTGATAATGCACTGGAAGTTCTGAGAGACAAGCAATGGGAGGATTCTATATTTGAGGATAACTTGTACCACCTATTAATATGTTCATGCAAAGATTTGTGTCATCTTGAGAATgccatcaaaatatttacttacATGCCAAGATCTGCCCGACCAAACTTGAATATCTTCTGCACAATGATTGACATTTACAGTAAAATGGGCCTTTTTATTGAAGCTGAAAAACTTTATGCGGAGTTGAAAACTTCAGGTGTCAAATTGGACATGATAGCCTTTAGCATTATAATAAGAATGTATGTCAAATCTGGGTCTTTGAAAGACGCCTGCTTGGTTTTGGACATAATGAATGAACAAAAGAATATTGTGCCTGATGCGTATCTTCTACGTGATATGCTCCGCATTTATCAGCGATGTGGCATGGATGATAAATTGGTCAAGCTGTATTATCAAGTGTTGAAAAATGGTGAAATTTGGGATGAGGAAATGTATAATTGTGTTATAAACTGCTGTGCCCGTGCGTTGCCAGTTGATGAACTCTCAAGGCTTTTTGATGAAATGCTTCAGCGAGGATTTTCACCGAATACCATTACCTTCAATGTGATGCTCAATGCTTATGGCAAATCTAGACTATTTGAAAGGGCAAGGAAAGTGTTTTGGATGGCCAAGAAACGAGGTCTAGTTGATGTTATATCTTACAATACTATCATAGCTGCCTatgggaaaaataaatacttaaagAATATGTCAGCAGCTGtcaagaaaatgcaatttgatgGTTTTTCAGTTTCCCTTGAAGCCTACAATTGCATGCTGGATGTCTATGGGAAAGAAGGtgaaatggaaaaatttaGAGGTGTCTTGCAGAGGATGAAGGTTTCTAACTGTTCTTCTGACCAGTACACTTACAACATCTTAATCAACATCTATGGAGAGCAAGGATGGATTGAAGAAGTTGCTGGCGTGCTAACGGAATTAAAAGAATGTGGAATCAGTCCTGATTTGTGCAGCTATAACACATTGATAAAAGCATATGGGATTGCAGGAATGGTTGACGATGCCATGGCTTTGGTCAAGgaaatgagagaaaatggaataGAACCTGACAGGATAACCTATGCTAATCTGATCACTGCATTAAGAAAGAATGATATGTACCTGGAGGCTGTAAAGTGGTCCTTGTGGATGAAGCAGATGGGCCTATGA
- the LOC105155472 gene encoding glycine-rich cell wall structural protein-like, translating into MAVKGFLAAVLISLLVVGCAEARKLGQKGELKKPEGFVDGDAGLSNHYVRPDCVGKGGGGGGSGGGVGGGIGGGVGGHDGGKHHKKAKKHHHNGVGGGIGGGSGSSGSGIGKGTGKGGGVGGGHAHGSAGGIGGGGGANGGGGIGGGGGVGGGVGGGGGGGIGKGIGGGGGIGGGVGGGVGGGVGGGIGGGVGGGIGGGAGGGSGGGFGGGFGGGGGGGGGIGKGIGGGGGGGGGFGGGIGKGIGGGAGGGFGGGIGGGAGGGFGGGIGKGIGGGIGGGGGGGAGFGGGGGAGGGIGGGNEPKKP; encoded by the coding sequence ATGGCTGTGAAGGGTTTTCTGGCCGCAGTGCTAATCTCTCTTTTGGTGGTGGGGTGTGCGGAGGCCAGGAAGTTGGGGCAAAAAGGTGAGCTCAAGAAACCAGAAGGGTTCGTTGATGGCGATGCTGGTCTAAGTAATCATTATGTAAGACCTGACTGCGTAGGaaaaggtggtggtggtggaggcaGTGGTGGGGGTGTTGGTGGCGGCATTGGCGGGGGAGTTGGAGGCCATGATGGTGGAAAGCACCATAAGAAGGCTAAAAAGCATCACCATAATGGAGTTGGAGGAGGTATTGGAGGGGGCAGTGGCTCTAGCGGAAGTGGAATAGGAAAGGGGACCGGGAAGGGAGGTGGAGTTGGTGGTGGACATGCCCACGGATCAGCCGGTGGTATAGGGGGAGGTGGTGGTGCAAACGGAGGTGGAGGGATtggtggtggaggtggagtTGGTGGAGGGgttggaggtggtggtggaggggGAATTGGTAAAGGTAttggtggtggaggaggaaTCGGTGGTGGTGTTGGAGGTGGAGTTGGTGGAGGCGTAGGTGGCGGAATTGGAGGTGGGGTTGGAGGAGGAATAGGTGGTGGAGCTGGGGGTGGCAGTGGAGGCGGTTTCGGTGGTGGATTTGGAGGTGGTGGCGGTGGTGGAGGTGGTATAGGCAAAGGAattggtggaggaggaggaggtgggGGTGGTTTTGGGGGAGGTATTGGCAAAGGCATAGGTGGTGGAGCGGGCGGTGGTTTTGGGGGTGGCATAGGTGGTGGAGCTGGAGGTGGTTTTGGAGGAGGAATAGGGAAAGGAATTGGCGGGGGAataggtggtggtggtggtggtggagctGGATTTGGTGGGGGTGGTGGCGCTGGGGGCGGCATTGGCGGCGGAAATGAACCGAAGAAACCATGA